One segment of Nostoc flagelliforme CCNUN1 DNA contains the following:
- a CDS encoding nitroreductase family protein, whose amino-acid sequence MPQSQISGKTYHDATNHSYLSVQLDPNYVDASTQPSSFKVYPKFYRRVKLNLNNPVHSFISLTSAVTLEKVYKDGPYKLRVNPSAGALYPTEVYVQVRGIEGMVNGIYHLEVENNCLTLIYELIDDGLENYIIPGKGINGFIFLISCVYYRSSWKYQNRSIRYCFLDSGHHLGAIAASAFLHNRDIQLIFDFDKLALNSDLGFENKEFITACALSGEIQDKKIRRLRLKVPFVSGTDYFEPNQFIEDAYQATALQKSRQQKLEYPQFDFARDKFYQTVWARRSIRRFRKESISQEDYLYVVQQLQQSIPTENYEEIEIYSVVHRVEGMTPGLYKGTCLIKAGNFSEKTGYLCINQAIARDSAVTLFFVSDYLNYQTAMQIAGFLGQRLYLTSNYLEIQCSGIGAYYDDETQELLETNKDVLYGMVIGI is encoded by the coding sequence ATGCCACAAAGCCAGATATCGGGCAAAACTTATCATGATGCTACCAACCATTCTTACTTATCGGTACAACTTGATCCAAATTATGTAGATGCTTCAACACAGCCATCTTCATTTAAAGTTTATCCCAAGTTTTATCGGAGAGTGAAATTAAATCTCAATAATCCTGTTCATTCTTTTATCTCATTAACCAGTGCGGTAACACTAGAAAAAGTATATAAAGATGGCCCTTATAAACTGCGGGTGAATCCATCAGCAGGCGCTCTGTATCCTACGGAAGTTTACGTACAGGTTCGCGGGATTGAGGGAATGGTAAATGGTATATACCATCTAGAAGTTGAGAATAATTGTCTAACTCTCATCTATGAATTAATTGATGATGGGTTGGAGAATTATATTATACCGGGTAAAGGTATCAACGGATTCATCTTTTTAATTAGTTGTGTTTATTATAGGTCTAGCTGGAAATATCAAAATAGAAGTATAAGATATTGCTTCTTAGATAGCGGACACCATTTAGGTGCGATCGCAGCTTCAGCTTTTCTCCACAACCGAGATATACAACTAATTTTTGACTTTGATAAACTTGCTCTCAATTCAGATTTGGGTTTTGAGAATAAGGAGTTTATTACTGCTTGTGCGCTATCAGGAGAAATACAAGACAAGAAAATCAGACGCTTAAGGCTGAAAGTTCCTTTTGTGTCTGGTACTGATTATTTTGAACCTAATCAATTTATTGAAGATGCCTATCAAGCAACTGCTCTACAAAAGAGTCGTCAGCAGAAATTAGAGTATCCTCAATTTGATTTTGCTCGGGATAAATTTTATCAAACAGTTTGGGCTAGACGTTCTATTAGACGTTTCCGGAAAGAGTCTATTTCTCAAGAAGATTATTTATATGTAGTACAACAACTTCAGCAGTCAATACCGACAGAAAACTATGAGGAGATAGAAATTTACTCAGTGGTGCATCGAGTAGAAGGAATGACACCTGGGTTATATAAAGGTACGTGTCTGATTAAAGCGGGTAACTTTAGTGAAAAGACAGGTTACTTATGTATTAATCAAGCTATTGCTAGAGATAGCGCTGTAACTTTATTTTTTGTGTCAGATTATTTAAATTATCAAACTGCTATGCAGATAGCTGGTTTTCTTGGACAGAGGCTTTATTTAACTAGTAATTATTTGGAAATTCAGTGTAGTGGGATTGGTGCTTATTATGATGACGAAACCCAAGAATTATTAGAAACAAATAAAGATGTACTTTATGGAATGGTGATTGGAATATAA
- a CDS encoding hydrogenase maturation protease produces the protein MLTIIGCGNLNRSDDAVGVIIAQRLQKYLAENPHSKVQVYDCGTAGMEVMFQARGSKELIIIDASSTGSEPGAVFKVPGKELEALPEPSYNLHDFRWDNALAAGRKIFQNDFPDEVTVYLIEAVNLTLGLELSPAIKHSADLVFEEVAALISQNNEQKF, from the coding sequence ATGCTAACTATTATCGGTTGCGGCAATCTAAATCGCAGTGACGACGCAGTAGGCGTAATTATCGCCCAACGCTTACAAAAATATCTAGCTGAAAACCCTCATTCTAAAGTACAAGTATATGACTGTGGCACCGCAGGGATGGAAGTAATGTTTCAAGCTAGAGGTAGTAAAGAATTAATAATTATTGATGCAAGTTCAACTGGTTCTGAACCGGGTGCTGTATTTAAAGTTCCAGGAAAAGAACTGGAAGCTTTGCCAGAACCTAGTTATAACTTGCACGATTTTCGTTGGGATAATGCTTTAGCCGCCGGACGGAAAATCTTTCAGAATGACTTTCCTGATGAGGTGACAGTTTATTTAATTGAGGCGGTAAATCTTACTTTGGGACTGGAGTTAAGTCCTGCTATTAAACATTCTGCTGATTTAGTTTTTGAAGAGGTAGCTGCACTCATCAGCCAAAATAATGAGCAGAAATTTTAA
- a CDS encoding DUF5615 family PIN-like protein, producing MITRSRWYAITARFLVDTGHDVVLVAQIGLSQASDEEILRTAQEQNRILITRDRDYGNLVFVRAMGSGVIYFRILPTTVNKVHNELVRVIETYSEVELVGAFVVVQPDGHRFRKVSL from the coding sequence ATTATTACTAGATCAAGATGGTATGCGATAACAGCAAGATTTCTAGTTGATACCGGACATGATGTAGTTCTTGTTGCTCAGATTGGCCTTTCGCAAGCAAGTGATGAAGAAATACTTAGAACAGCACAGGAACAGAACCGTATTCTCATCACGCGAGATAGAGACTACGGAAATCTTGTTTTTGTTAGAGCAATGGGATCTGGAGTAATCTATTTCCGAATCCTACCTACAACTGTGAATAAAGTTCATAATGAGCTGGTACGAGTTATAGAAACTTACTCGGAAGTTGAATTAGTAGGGGCATTTGTAGTTGTACAACCAGATGGACACAGATTTAGAAAAGTATCTTTGTAA
- a CDS encoding DUF433 domain-containing protein translates to MDRIVVNSHIHFGKPCIAGTRITVQSILELLNDGLSFEEIIRDYYPDLQIEDIRACIGYAIALVAAEDIRLVSI, encoded by the coding sequence ATGGACAGAATCGTAGTTAACTCTCACATTCATTTTGGTAAACCTTGTATCGCAGGAACACGCATCACTGTACAAAGCATTCTTGAACTGCTCAATGACGGACTTTCATTTGAAGAAATTATCCGAGACTACTATCCAGACCTACAAATTGAAGATATTCGTGCCTGTATAGGATACGCGATCGCTCTAGTGGCAGCTGAAGACATTCGCCTAGTATCTATTTGA
- a CDS encoding type II toxin-antitoxin system HicB family antitoxin has product MKTFTAIAQRDPDTKFYVGYVPDFPRTDSQGETCMICRINLREVIKMLLKDEDLVFETEFVSTQQIVVYYT; this is encoded by the coding sequence ATGAAAACTTTTACTGCGATCGCTCAAAGAGACCCTGATACTAAGTTCTATGTCGGCTATGTCCCTGACTTTCCTCGAACAGATTCTCAAGGCGAAACCTGCATGATTTGCAGGATAAATTTGCGTGAAGTGATTAAGATGCTTCTAAAGGATGAGGATCTGGTGTTCGAGACGGAGTTTGTAAGTACACAACAGATTGTGGTTTACTATACTTAA
- a CDS encoding GNAT family N-acetyltransferase, producing MTLILETQRLLLKPILESGLNTLHAILIDSYVRKYLCDDKIFSLQQVEEMVIQSQNSFEEKKFGLWFIETKNEQETIGFVGLWDFFDEEQPQLVYALLPEATKKGYATEAATKMLEYCFNKLNYRYLLASCDRPNLESQKVTERIGMTKVEEKIVNGNPLVFFRIEKS from the coding sequence ATGACTTTAATACTTGAAACTCAGAGGCTGTTGTTAAAACCAATTTTGGAGAGTGGGCTAAACACACTACACGCTATTCTCATTGACTCATACGTGAGAAAGTATCTGTGCGATGACAAAATTTTTTCATTGCAACAGGTTGAAGAAATGGTGATACAGAGCCAGAATAGTTTTGAAGAAAAAAAATTTGGTTTATGGTTTATTGAGACTAAAAATGAGCAAGAAACCATTGGCTTTGTTGGTTTATGGGATTTTTTTGATGAAGAACAGCCCCAATTAGTTTATGCTTTACTGCCTGAAGCAACCAAAAAAGGCTATGCTACCGAAGCTGCAACCAAGATGTTGGAGTATTGCTTTAATAAACTTAACTATCGGTATCTTTTAGCAAGCTGCGATCGCCCAAACCTTGAATCACAAAAAGTAACAGAAAGAATAGGCATGACAAAGGTGGAGGAAAAAATCGTGAATGGCAACCCCCTAGTATTTTTCAGAATTGAGAAATCGTAG
- a CDS encoding HNH endonuclease, translating into MVTISVALRRLVIQRADDRCEYCSLSQAGQAATFHIDHITPVVAGGTTTANNLALACVSCSLRKAARQMVEDPETREKVLIFNPRQQVWKEHFQWNGVEVVGLTATGRATINALNMNRAIMLAIRAEEELLGRHPPS; encoded by the coding sequence ATGGTAACGATTTCAGTTGCTTTACGTCGATTGGTCATCCAAAGAGCAGATGATCGCTGTGAATATTGCAGTTTATCTCAAGCAGGTCAAGCAGCTACATTTCATATTGATCACATCACTCCTGTGGTAGCAGGTGGTACAACAACAGCAAATAATTTGGCACTTGCCTGCGTGTCCTGTTCATTACGAAAGGCTGCACGACAAATGGTTGAAGATCCAGAAACACGAGAAAAAGTACTAATCTTCAATCCTCGTCAACAAGTATGGAAGGAACACTTTCAGTGGAATGGTGTAGAAGTTGTCGGATTAACAGCCACAGGACGAGCAACCATTAATGCACTCAACATGAATCGTGCGATTATGCTGGCGATTCGAGCAGAAGAAGAACTCCTGGGCCGTCATCCACCAAGTTAG